One Tautonia rosea genomic window, GGTCAAAAATCCCATCGCTGCCAGATCGCTCGGATCGTCCGCCACCTGATCAGCAGCCACCTGCAATAGAAGAAACCGATCGTACGGCAGATCCTCATTGATCGCCCGAATTACCCAGTCGCGATACGACTGAGCGTGAACCCACGACGCCTCCTCACGTGCATATACATACCCTTTTGTGTCAGAGTACCGCGCCACGTCGAGCCACTTCCGTGCCCAGTGTTCACCGAACTGGGGGGAATCGAGCAAGCGATCGACGAGTCGATCATAGGCATCCGCGGAATCATCGGTGACAAACGATTCAACCTCGTTCGCAGTCGGAGGAAGGCCGGTTAAATGAATCGAGGCCCGCCGAATCAATGTGCGGCGATCCGCCTCTGGCGCCAGGGTCAACCCTTCCGATTCGAGCCGATCAAGAATGAACTGATCAATCGGAGTCCGCGCGCGCTCCGAGTTTCGAATCTCGGGAGGAGTGACCGATCGAACCGGCTGAAACGCCCAGTGCCTTGCCACAGCCTCCTCAAGCGACGCAGACGATCCTGCAGGGGTCTGCCCCGACTCCGGGGCATCTGGCCACGGCATTCCCATCTCAACCCATTGCGTGAGTGCCTCGATTTCTTGGTCGGACAACCTCCCCTTCGGAGGCATCCTTGGCTCCGAGTCATACCGAACCACCTCGATCAAGAAACTCTCGTCCGGCTTACCTGGCTCGACGGCGGGGCCGGAATGTCCCCCAACAAGCAACGCCTGCCGGCTCGTCAACGATAGCCCTCCCTCGGGCGTCTCGTCCCCATGACACGAGAGGCAATGCTCAACCAGCAACGGGCGAATCGTTCTTTCAAAAAAATCGGTTGTCGACCGCTCGTCGTCGAAGGCTTGTGCCTGTTGAAATCCAAGAAGTAGAAGCCAGACACACACCCAGTAACTTTTGATCTTCATTGGACTGGCTTCCGCTCAACAAGACCTGGCCAGGACGATGCGAACGTAGTTCCGTGATCGTACTCATCCAGCCTAGCAAAAAGACGTTCGTTCAACACACCTGAACCACACCAACTGGGCTTCAGGTCCAGCGAATCTGAGATTGTACCGGATGTGTATGCATGTCCGCCCGCCGCTCGATCGGCCATTCACGTAACTCGTCCACCAGACCAATCAGACCTTCGACGGCAGCTTCGAAGATGATTTTTCCTTTCTCTGCGGTTGCCTTGGTCGGGTCGCCGTGAACTCCGGTCTTTGTCCACCGGCCCCAGAAGTCGTTGAATCGCACGAAATAATTCATCGTGCTATCACTACTCACGTACTTGCCCATCCGGTCATTATCCTCGACCGCCTTGTCCATTTGCACCCGATCACCCGCCAAATGTAGGTACAGAGAGGTTTCAAACTCATCCGCATGTGCCACCACCTTCGACTCGCGGATCTTCTCGAACGCTTCCATCAAGAACCAGAAGTATGTCGTGGCAAAGCAAAGCGACTCCGTCTCCAGCACCGTTTTTCGGGCGATCAGGTCGATCAACGGCGCGTTCGATCCATGCCCATTCACAATCAAAATTTTCTTGAACCCGTGGTATGCTACGCTCTTCGTAATGTTCAAGCAGAAATTAATAAAAACGTCTGGTTCAATATGAATCGTTCCTGGAAAATCGATGTGGTGCAGGTTCAATCCATACGAAATCGGTGGCATGACCAGCACCCGGTCTGCTGCCCGTCTCCCGACTTCCAGGCAAACCGACTCACACAGAAAAAGGTCCACATCCAGAGGTAAATGACTGCCGTGCTGTTCGGTCGATCCGGTGGGCAGTATGATCAGCTTTTCCTGCCCGATCGCCTCGTTGATCTCCGGCCAGGTCAATCGATTGTAGCGATATTCAGTTGCTGATCGAAACATGCCGATCACCTCCATCTTCGAAGAAAAACCGTGTTTGGACTTCCGTCTGAAGAATCACTCTTCGGAATCAAGCGACTGGGTACAGTCGATCAGGAGCCAGCAAATGCCGCTGCCGAGATACATGGTCGCCAGCAAAACAAATAAGGGGCCCCAGTCAGTCGTCGCCGTGGGCCCAGACGGCCCGATGGACTCGGTCGTGAACGCGTCAAGGACCAGCCCAAAGATAATTGGCATGATCACGCCTCCCAACGTTCCGGCCGTGTTGATAATGCTGAAGACCGTTGCGCTGAATCGTCCCCCGAGATCGGTACAGGTTCCCCAGACCGTCGGCTGACTCCAATCACTAAAGAACTTGGCGATCATCAACACCCAGGCCGCCGCCACACCGCTTGATTGGCCGACGACCAAGGCGAGCATCACACACCCGATCAGCTTCCCCGAAAAGCCAACCCCGCTCCGCGCCCATCGGCGATTTCCTGTCTGAGCGATCAACCGATCGTTAAGCCATCCGCCAACAATCCCCCCGATCGCTCCGCCCCAAAGCGGAAGACTAGCCAGCCATCCCGTCTGACTGATGTCGAAGCCTCTTGCGCGGAGAAAGTACGTGCCGATCAAGGCCACGAACACCACGTCCGATCCCGCATCGAGAAATTGCTGGAGCACAAAAAACCGCATACTTCGACTCTTTAAGGCCCGCTTCGGTGGCAGAACCACCCGCGCGGTCCCCTTGCTGACTCGGGGACCCGACTCGATCAACTCACGTTCCGCCTCGTTGACCTTGGGATGCTCCTCAGGAGAATTTCGAAAAAACACGGCGAAAATCACTGCGTAACCAATCCCGATCCCCCCCATCACCAGTAGCGCCGATTGCCACGACAGGCCCCACCACCCCATCAACACCGTTCCCAGTAAGATGGGAGACAGCGCACCACCTCCCCGCCCGAACGTGGTGGCGATCCACCCTTGCAGAACCGTTCGCCTGGCGATCGGAAACCATTGACGCGTCACTTTCGTCAAAGCCGGGTAGCATCCCGCCTGAGTCGCCCCGAACAACAAACGCCAGGCTCCCAGCAGCCAGAGCCATCCGGTCTGTCCCAACGCCGCCAGCGAGATTGACCAGCCAATCACGCTTGCCACGAGGAATCGATGCGGTCCGAACCGATCGACGATCACACCACTGGGAATCTGACCAGCAGCGTAGGTGTAATAAAAAAGGGAAAAGAGAAATCCCGCCTGGGTATTCGAGAAGCCATACGAATCCTGGAGCTCTGGACCAATGATGTTCCAGGTATATCGATGCAGGTAAAGCAGAAACGACATCCCGCAGGCCATGGCGAACACGCCCCAGCGAACATTGGTGGGACGCATCCGATCGTCAACGCTCATGAACCGACTCTCCCTTTGAATCACCAGGGTTGCTCGATTCCCACGCAGCAAATGAATTGCCCCTGCCGCACCCGAGCCCCCCATGCCTGGCCCACCACAATCCCATCGACCGGCGCCGTTACCGGCCAGGCAGGCTCGTCGATCCGAGCAAAGTCATGGAGGCGTCCCACCAACTCTCCTCGCTTCACCCGCGCACCACATCGCAAGACTTCTTCATAATGTCCGGCAAAGGGTGCGGGCACATAACACTCAAAATCAACAATGGCTGCACATTTCTGTGTTCCAGATGCATGATGATCGATTGGTTCGATCTCCCCCTCCAGCTGTCCGTGACGGATCGCCGCCGCCAGTACTCCCTGGCGACCAGAGCGTACCCCCTGCGAGAGAACCGCCTCGCCCCATCCCAACTCCGTTCCCACCGTGATCTTTCCCAATCGCTCTGCCTCACTCGTCAGCAATCCGGGTGTTCGGTTCTGGTAAACCATGATCAACGGAGTCCCAAACCATCGCGCCGTCTCCGCCGTCGCCTTTGCCTGCTCAGGGTCGTCGATCGGGTGAAAACTCGCACACGGAGCGAAGCGAATTTGCTGACCCCCCGAATGCAGGTCCAGCACAACATGCACATGAGGCCAGATTTGCTCGCGGACAAACCTAGCAATGCGGTGCGTGATTCCCCCGAGCGGTGCGCCATGTCCAGCCGCATTCACGAAGGCACGGTTGAGGTTCACGCCATCAGCCTC contains:
- a CDS encoding creatininase family protein; the protein is MFRSATEYRYNRLTWPEINEAIGQEKLIILPTGSTEQHGSHLPLDVDLFLCESVCLEVGRRAADRVLVMPPISYGLNLHHIDFPGTIHIEPDVFINFCLNITKSVAYHGFKKILIVNGHGSNAPLIDLIARKTVLETESLCFATTYFWFLMEAFEKIRESKVVAHADEFETSLYLHLAGDRVQMDKAVEDNDRMGKYVSSDSTMNYFVRFNDFWGRWTKTGVHGDPTKATAEKGKIIFEAAVEGLIGLVDELREWPIERRADMHTHPVQSQIRWT
- a CDS encoding MFS transporter codes for the protein MSVDDRMRPTNVRWGVFAMACGMSFLLYLHRYTWNIIGPELQDSYGFSNTQAGFLFSLFYYTYAAGQIPSGVIVDRFGPHRFLVASVIGWSISLAALGQTGWLWLLGAWRLLFGATQAGCYPALTKVTRQWFPIARRTVLQGWIATTFGRGGGALSPILLGTVLMGWWGLSWQSALLVMGGIGIGYAVIFAVFFRNSPEEHPKVNEAERELIESGPRVSKGTARVVLPPKRALKSRSMRFFVLQQFLDAGSDVVFVALIGTYFLRARGFDISQTGWLASLPLWGGAIGGIVGGWLNDRLIAQTGNRRWARSGVGFSGKLIGCVMLALVVGQSSGVAAAWVLMIAKFFSDWSQPTVWGTCTDLGGRFSATVFSIINTAGTLGGVIMPIIFGLVLDAFTTESIGPSGPTATTDWGPLFVLLATMYLGSGICWLLIDCTQSLDSEE
- a CDS encoding succinylglutamate desuccinylase/aspartoacylase domain-containing protein; its protein translation is MSTRSVVLPEAVDLESPGRRDYWVALEHDTMWGVQLIPLTVFVGPRVEVGRGLVAFGATHGNEYEGPAAIKGLLHEIEADRVNGRIILIPVLNPEAFRTGTRDSVEADGVNLNRAFVNAAGHGAPLGGITHRIARFVREQIWPHVHVVLDLHSGGQQIRFAPCASFHPIDDPEQAKATAETARWFGTPLIMVYQNRTPGLLTSEAERLGKITVGTELGWGEAVLSQGVRSGRQGVLAAAIRHGQLEGEIEPIDHHASGTQKCAAIVDFECYVPAPFAGHYEEVLRCGARVKRGELVGRLHDFARIDEPAWPVTAPVDGIVVGQAWGARVRQGQFICCVGIEQPW